From one Amaranthus tricolor cultivar Red isolate AtriRed21 chromosome 17, ASM2621246v1, whole genome shotgun sequence genomic stretch:
- the LOC130803778 gene encoding receptor-like protein 53, which yields MVKFAVLDFHGHRVLILSPHLIFSYVATRTFYTTSSAISDTLIDSCLVKQSHLPCLSSVDFKAANLNGALLSEVQCLLHLSGLGDASVSQHLNTIAQKNIACFEIEREALLKFKNDIKNDYCSSIISWGSQQSDCCKWNGWLFNSSTVNVHLKHFDLSHNSIEGTIPTAIAILESLEFLDFSGNSISGPIPNTLTNMHTLSYLDLSDNNLEGIILGGMEKLEFLEYLDLSYNSLVGLIPSSFRNMHVLSYLDLSNNKLEGMIPDTIGNLKSVTLLSLSNNLISGKIPDAFKNLNALEHLDLSKNSISDFVDLFFNRLSGPIPSTLDIFGVEAFEGNVNLCGLQLSTVCPLEQEGDVSPEQTSDDNFYLGLKIFLSSRMKSYCCEWVKAMVKKQPTNKCKVNTKNRAPTTMDNNTICMRHNGRRFKAAAHVVPGSSCGSLDTYEYVANSTFNNAICHMPISDVLLVFFECREHA from the exons ATGGTAAAATTTGCAGTATTGGACTTTCATG GTCATCGTGTCTTGATACTTTCTCCCCACCTCATTTTTAGTTACGTCGCTACACGGACATTCTACACAACTAGTTCAGCAATCTCGGACACTCTTATCGATTCATGCCTTGTTAAGCAATCTCATCTCCCGTGTCTGTCTTCTGTTGATTTT AAAGCAGCAAATCTGAATGGTGCACTATTGAGTGAAGTACAGTGTCTTCTTCACCTTTCTGGTTTGGGAGATGCATCTG TATCTCAACATTTAAATACTATAGCCCAGAAAAACATCGCTTGTTTTGAAATAGAAAGAGAAGCTTTGCTGAAATTCAAAAATGACATAAAAAATGATTATTGCAGCAGTATAATCTCTTGGGGAAGTCAACAATCTGATTGTTGTAAATGGAATGGT TGGTTGTTCAACTCGAGTACAGTTAATGTTCATCTTAAACATTTTGACTTGTCCCATAATTCAATTGAAGGAACCATCCCAACTGCAATAGCAATACTTGAATCCCTTGAATTCCTTGACTTTTCTGGTAATTCAATTTCTGGGCCTATTCCAAACACTTTAACGAATATGCATACTCTTTCGTATCTCGATCTTTCTGATAATAACCTTGAGGGAATAATTCTTGGTGGAATGGAAAAACTCGAGTTTCTCGAATACCTTGATCTATCATATAACTCACTTGTAGGATTGATTCCAAGCTCATTTAGAAATATGCATGTTCTTTCATATCTTGATCTTTCTAATAATAAACTCGAAG GAATGATTCCCGATACAATCGGAAACCTCAAGTCTGTTACATTACTTTCCCTGTCAAACAACTTAATTTCTGGTAAAATTCCTGATGCATTTAAGAATTTGAATGCACTTGAACATCTTGATCTATCAAAAAATTCCATTTCAG ATTTCGTTGATCTGTTCTTCAATCGCCTTTCTGGTCCGATTCCATCAACACTCGATATATTTGGAGTTGAAGCCTTTGAAGGGAATGTTAATCTTTGTGGACTACAACTCTCTACTGTATGCCCCCTCGAGCAAGAAGGAGATGTCTCACCGGAACAAACATCAGATGACAACTTCTATCTAGGATT GAAGATCTTTCTATCGAGTCGTATGAAATCTTATTGTTGTGAATGGGTTAAGGCAATGGTGAAGAAACAACCAACAAACAAATGCAAAGTAAACACCAAAAACAGAGCACCAACAACAATGGACAACAACACAATATgtatgag ACACAATGGGAGGCGATTTAAGGCGGCAGCCCATGTGGTTCCAGGTAGTTCTTGTGGTTCATTAGACACTTATGAATACGTGGCtaattcaacattcaacaatgCCATCTGCCATATGCCCATATCTGATGTTCTATTGGTCTT CTTTGAGTGTAGAGAACATGCTTAA
- the LOC130804211 gene encoding protein OPI10 homolog, whose protein sequence is MFGVVFPNRSFPIDISTFSQIDTFHWVLDMNHFVGEAYDQIKEMCIFLLNSFTLPADKALAVYVQSPGSAFVYCGAVTIARPSAVLSLLWPEPGSQGQFQLTANAVPLSAKIGVSVQDLSSLPSLDFAADKKIEHTALKVGENLFNFMQSFCGVDGSKLIVPMDILDRWFKKFQERAKRDPDYLKGFTL, encoded by the exons ATGTTCGGAGTGGTATTTCCCAACCGAAGTTTCCCAATTGACATTTCTACCTTTTCCCAAATTGATACATTCCATTGGGTTCTTGATATGAACCATTTTGTGG GAGAAGCATATGATCAAATCAAAGAAATGTGTATTTTCTTGCTCAACAGCTTCACCCTTCCTGCAGACAAAGCTTTAGCAGTTTATGTTCAATCCCCTGGTTCAGCCTTTGTGTATTGCGGGGCTGTCACTATAGCCCGTCCATCTGCTGTTCTTTCTCTACTTTGGCCTGAGCCTGGAAGCCAAGGCCAGTTCCAGCTTACAGCTAATGCTGTACCACTTTCTGCAAAGATTGGGGTTTCTGTCCAAGATTTGTCGTCCCTTCCATCTCTTGACTTTGCTGCTGACAAGAAGATTGAGCACACAGCACTTAAGGTTGGGGAGAATCTCTTTAATTTTATGCAGTCATTTTGTGGTGTGGATGGTAGCAAATTGATTGTGCCCATGGATATCTTGGATCGATGGTTCAAAAAGTTCCAAGAGCGTGCTAAGCGTGATCCTGATTATTTGAAGGGTTTTACCTTGTAG
- the LOC130803777 gene encoding LOB domain-containing protein 36-like produces MEEYGKDNSQKKVKSCAVCKHRRTKCNKDCPLAPYFPADNPQLFKNVNKYFGVTYMINALRSTPPNLRDDLMTSIIYSANARVMDPVRGCLGETQTLYSKIALAWTELHCLRSLIQQFANQKDQNQRFDNQHFEYPQSIPSYHQPQPVNTQHRASNDDVPLSVDDYVVDEAVFVECPDQQFQNQHFENQQYMPSFHQPYHGNNQYSAIDNDPLPSYDYVSETDLFGRTNQEFQNIQSMPSSFPQLQHGNTQHRASNDDVPLSVDDYVVDEAVFVECPDQQFQNLHFENQQYMPSFHQPHQGNNQYSDIDNDPLPSYDYVTETDLFGRIDQEFQTSMPSSFPQPQPGNTQ; encoded by the exons ATGGAAGAATACGGAAAGgataattcacaaaagaaagTAAAGAGTTGTGCCGTATGCAAACATCGAAGGACGAAATGTAACAAGGATTGTCCATTAGCCCCTTACTTCCCAGCAGACAATCCCCAATTGTTCAAAAAcgtaaataaatattttggtGTTACATATATGATTAACGCTCTTAGATCAACGCCTCCTAACTTGCGTGATGATCTTATGACATCCATTATCTATAGCGCTAATGCTCGCGTCATGGATCCCGTACGTGGGTGTTTAGGTGAAACTCAAACATTGTATTCGAAAATTGCGCTCGCTTGGACAGAGCTACATTGTTTGCGTTCTCTGATTCAACAATTTGCTAATCAAAAAGATCAAAATCAACGCTTTGATAATCAACACTTTGAGTATCCACAATCTATTCCCTCGTACCACCAACCACAACCAGTGAATACTCAACACag AGCCAGTAATGACGATGTTCCACTTTCTGTCGATGATTACGTTGTTGATGAAGCTGTTTTCGTTGAATGCCCTGACcaacaatttcaaaatcaaCACTTTGAGAATCAACAATATATGCCATCATTCCACCAACCATATCATGGGAATAACCAATAcag TGCCATTGACAATGACCCTCTTCCTTCCTATGATTACGTCAGTGAAACTGATTTATTTGGACGCACTAATCAAGAATTTCAAAATATACAATCTATGCCCTCATCATTTCCCCAACTTCAACATGGGAATACTCAACACag AGCCAGTAACGACGATGTTCCACTTTCTGTCGATGATTACGTTGTTGATGAAGCAGTTTTCGTTGAATGCCCTGACCAACAATTTCAAAACCTACACTTTGAGAATCAACAATATATGCCATCATTCCACCAACCCCATCAAGGGAATAACCAATAcag TGACATTGACAATGACCCTCTTCCTTCTTACGATTACGTCACTGAAACTGATTTATTTGGACGCATTGATCAAGAATTTCAAACATCAATGCCCTCATCGTTTCCCCAACCTCAACCTGGGAATACTCAATAA
- the LOC130803779 gene encoding putative disease resistance RPP13-like protein 3, translated as MADSILTNLVQQLVGLAFEEYKVLKGVGDQLKSLENELRFMKKILRNSEGKQHEHQLVWELVEQIREVAFEAKDVIETFLLNFAKQKLRSTCKKVIYGPAHALMLREVAKQIDGIKTRINEIYDNKEKNGIDLGDGSMNPYFQVSLERRRREVDEEMVGSVDVADSLLKQLTEGSTGLEIISIVGMGGLGKTTIAKKLYNNRIIKDHFRSWQLFEKKVFGGDPCPPYLKSLGNEIVKACKRLPLSIVVIASMLASQEKSERIWARTLKDVSVHLGKDDACLEILALSYHNLPVELKPCFLYFAAFPEDYEMSVRI; from the coding sequence ATGGCTGACAGCATCCTAACCAATCTGGTTCAGCAATTGGTTGGTCTTGCTTTTGAAGAATACAAAGTCTTAAAAGGTGTTGGTGATCAACTCAAGTCTCTTGAGAATGAGTTGAGATTCATGAAGAAAATTTTGAGAAATTCTGAGGGGAAACAGCATGAGCATCAATTAGTGTGGGAATTAGTGGAGCAAATCAGAGAGGTTGCTTTTGAGGCCAAAGATGTTATCGAAACTTTCCTTCTCAATTTCGCGAAGCAAAAGCTAAGGTCGACATGTAAGAAAGTGATCTATGGCCCTGCGCACGCACTGATGCTCCGAGAAGTGGCCAAACAGATTGATGGTATCAAAACGAGAATCAATGAAATTTATgataataaagagaaaaatgggATTGACTTAGGCGATGGCAGTATGAATCCCTACTTTCAAGTGTCCCTTGAAAGGCGTAGAAGGGAGGTTGATGAAGAAATGGTGGGATCCGTGGATGTGGCTGATAGCTTGTTGAAGCAGCTTACCGAAGGATCAACTGGATTGGAAATCATTTCTATCGTAGGAATGGGTGGTCTTGGGAAGACCACGATTGCCAAGAAGCTGTACAACAACAGAATCATCAAAGACCACTTTAGGAGTTGGCAACTCTTTGAAAAAAAGGTGTTTGGAGGGGATCCTTGCCCTCCGTATCTCAAATCTTTGGGAAACGAGATTGTTAAGGCATGCAAGCGATTACCTTTGTCGATTGTGGTGATTGCGAGTATGCTTGCAAGCCAAGAGAAGTCGGAAAGGATAtgggcaagaacgcttaaagaTGTGAGTGTTCACTTGGGAAAAGATGATGCATGTCTTGAAATACTTGCTTTAAGTTACCATAATTTGCCTGTAGAGTTGAAGCCTTGCTTTCTCTACTTTGCAGCCTTCCCCGAAGATTATGAGATGTCTGTTCGCATCTAG
- the LOC130804456 gene encoding uncharacterized protein LOC130804456, translating into MADRVYPTAKPNPPPAALNGGSTVPNGTNNGPAKTGQLYSPNRPRPVYRPQQNRHSNRSCSCRKCCCLTFIYTLIAILSLLLLAAIAACIFYVLYHPKHPTFSVSSIRISKFNLTSSDSSGFTHLNSKLDFTLTAKNPNKKKITFVYYPISVEFSGAGVDAGNATLPGFTHVAGNTTILKATVLSDPTRDFDSDTVSQLRSDLTKKSGFPVSAELNTMVEVQMGKIKSKKIGIRVTCDGIKGFQPKNATSKIPTPGTTSDAKCKVDLRIKIWKFTF; encoded by the coding sequence ATGGCGGATAGAGTTTACCCAACCGCCAAACCAAACCCACCACCAGCAGCATTAAACGGCGGTTCAACAGTTCCAAATGGAACCAACAACGGTCCAGCTAAAACCGGTCAACTCTACAGCCCAAACCGGCCTCGTCCGGTTTACCGTCCTCAACAAAACCGGCACTCAAACCGGTCATGTTCTTGTAGAAAATGTTGCTGTCTTACATTCATCTATACATTAATCGCAATCCTCTCTCTCCTCTTACTCGCCGCCATTGCCGCCTGCATCTTCTACGTTCTTTACCACCCTAAACACCCAACTTTCTCGGTCTCTTCAATCCGGATCTCAAAATTTAATCTAACATCTTCCGACTCGTCCGGGTTCACTCACCTCAACTCAAAACTCGACTTCACACTCACTGCCAAAAACCCAAACAAAAAGAAGATCACATTCGTTTATTACCCCATCTCAGTCGAGTTTTCCGGTGCGGGTGTCGACGCCGGTAACGCAACTCTTCCTGGTTTCACCCATGTTGCTGGAAATACAACCATTCTAAAAGCTACTGTGTTGAGTGACCCGACTCGGGATTTTGACTCGGATACAGTGAGTCAACTCAGATCAGATCTAACAAAAAAGAGCGGATTCCCTGTGTCGGCGGAGTTGAATACTATGGTGGAAGTGCAGATGGGAAAGATCAAATCAAAGAAGATTGGAATCAGAGTAACTTGTGATGGAATCAAAGGATTTCAGCCCAAAAATGCTACCTCCAAGATTCCTACTCCTGGAACGACGTCGGATGCTAAGTGTAAGGTTGATCTTAGGATTAAGATCTggaaatttactttttaa